A single region of the Psychrobacter alimentarius genome encodes:
- a CDS encoding 1,6-dihydroxycyclohexa-2,4-diene-1-carboxylate dehydrogenase, whose protein sequence is MNKRFDNKICIVTGAAQGIGRGVAIRLANEGAKVVMADFSPLVEDVLAEITTNGGDAITIQANLETYQGAQDTVNKAIENYGRVDVLVNNVGGAIWMKPFINFSEEDIQKEISRSLFPTLWCCRAVLPVMVKQQSGTIVNVSSIATRGINRIPYSTAKGGVNAMTASLAFEYANDGIRVNAVATGGTDAPPRKIPRNATPLTDDEKSWMQAVVDQTIDRTFMKRYGTIDEQVNAIVFLASDESSYITGSTVPVGGGDTG, encoded by the coding sequence ATGAATAAACGCTTTGATAATAAGATCTGTATCGTAACGGGTGCCGCTCAAGGTATTGGACGCGGCGTTGCCATACGTCTCGCAAATGAGGGCGCAAAAGTCGTTATGGCAGATTTTTCACCTTTAGTAGAAGACGTGTTAGCAGAAATCACGACAAACGGCGGCGATGCGATAACGATTCAAGCCAATCTTGAAACCTATCAAGGGGCACAAGATACGGTCAATAAAGCCATAGAGAATTATGGTCGTGTCGATGTACTCGTGAATAATGTTGGCGGTGCGATATGGATGAAGCCCTTTATCAACTTCTCAGAAGAGGACATCCAAAAAGAAATCAGTCGCTCATTATTTCCCACACTCTGGTGTTGCCGTGCGGTATTGCCAGTCATGGTCAAGCAGCAATCAGGCACTATCGTAAATGTCTCTTCCATCGCCACACGTGGCATCAACCGTATCCCTTATTCCACTGCGAAAGGTGGTGTCAACGCTATGACCGCCTCGCTCGCTTTTGAATACGCCAATGATGGTATCCGCGTCAATGCGGTCGCAACGGGCGGTACTGATGCGCCGCCCAGAAAAATCCCTCGAAATGCCACACCCTTAACGGATGATGAAAAATCATGGATGCAGGCAGTCGTTGACCAAACCATTGATCGCACTTTTATGAAACGCTACGGCACAATCGATGAGCAGGTCAATGCCATTGTATTTTTAGCGTCAGATGAGTCCTCGTATATCACTGGCAGCACAGTTCCTGTCGGTGGCGGCGACACAGGCTAA